TACCTCTTACATCTCTTACTCTTCATCGCTCACCTGAACCTTACAAACCACCAAAATGATCTCTGCACCTCTCCGAACCTCCGTTGGATCAGCTTTACGATCAGCTGCCGCTTCctccaaggtgagtcttcgCTGTGGAGTGCAACTCCGAAAGACAAAACGTTTGCTGACTGAATCATTGCTTCCCTTCTTATCATCTCACTCATTGTGCAATCGTCGTACTACTACCATATACTCGATATCGCATCACACAGCGAGCACCTGTCTCTCGATCTATGGCTACCCTCGTCGACGAGAAGCGAGTGAGTATTGGAATTTCATCGGTTTTCTTCGGGGTAATCAATATCCTACGTGTTGCTGAGTACTGACTTGATCGTGATCTCCTTAGCTCCCTGCTAAATTCGGTGGTACGTTTACACAAGGACTCGTCGTGTAATACAAGGGAACAGCTGGGATTGAACTGATTGTTGATTCGTGTTTTGGTGTTTTCTTAGGCAAATACACCGTAACCCTCGTACCAGGTGATGGTATCGGTAAAGAAGTCGCTGATTCGGTCAAAGAGATCTtcgaagctttgaaagtACCTGTTCAATGGGAACAATACGATGTATCGGGTGAGACTACAGGTGGAGATGATTTGTTCCAACAAGCTATGGAGAGTTTGAAGAGGAATAAAGTTGGTTTGAAAGGTGGGTGTTAAACACTTTCTTTTTGTGGTTATACCTATCTCCTCAAACCTACCATATCTCAGCTTACGATCTTTTAAACTCACGCTAACCCTTTTTTAACTCCATAACTCCTAGGTATCCTCTACACCCCAATCGACCAAACAGGCCACAACTCATGGAACGTCGCCATGAGACAACAACTCGACATTTACGCTTCCGTCGTAGTCTGTAAATCGTTACCTGGTTTCCCAACAAGACACGATAATGTTGATTTCGCCATCATCAGAGAGAACACCGAGGGTGAATACAGTGGTTTGGAACATCAATCGTACCCTGGTGTCGTAGAGTCTTTGAAGGTTTCAACGAGGGCAAAGGCGGAGAGAATAGCGAGATTCGCCTTTGATTTCGCTGTCAAAAACAacagaaaggtgagtttgtgaTTAACAACGACCACGTATATCCTCCTTGAGTTGAGTGGTTTCATCAAATTTATAATATAAAGCTGAAGATTTGGGTTCTTGCCTTTTTGTCGAATATAGAAAGTAACCTGTGTCCACAAAGCCAACATCATGAAACTTGGTGATGGTCTTTTCCTCAACACCTGTCGACGAGTTGCCGAACAAGAATACGGTCATACCGGTATCAAGTTTGAGGCTATGATCGTTGATAACACCGCCATGCAACTTGTATCTAAACCTCAACAATTCGATGTCATGGTTATGGTGAGTTACATTCTGCATAACAACCTAGTCACGATTGTGGTGCTAACATCTATTATCCCTCTTCTGTAGCCCAACGTGAGTTTGATTACCcatatcaagatcaatgATGGTAATGCAGAATTGTGAATGGTGCTGATGACATTTTGGATTGGACCGGACGTAGTTATACGGTACCATCTGCGCCAACATCGGTTCAGCCTTGGTAGGTGGTCCAGGTATCACGCCCGGATGTAACTTTGGTCGGGAATACGCCTTGTTCGAACCTGGTTGTAGACATGTCGGTAAAGATATCATGGGAACCAACAAAGCCAACCCTACTGCCTTGATCTTATCTTCtacgatgatgttgagacACTTGGGATTGGAATCTCAAGCGAACTTGATCGCTGGAGCTACGTATGATTTGGTTAAGGAAGGTAAGATCAGAACTGCTGATttgggaggtgagttatTCTTCTGATTATTGATGGACGAAACAAGAAATGGGGAAATACTAAATTTATATTGTTATTACTTCGTTAAATCGTATATAGGTTCAGCAACCACTACCGATTTCACCAAGGGATTAATCCAACGACTCCTTTAATCATGACCAAATGAGGTGGATTGTCAATACAAGGCGTGAATACGAAAAAGCTGTTATGGATGAAATCAGTGATTACATAAATATAAGACTGTGACATCTCTTGGTTTCGTATCTTTTCTGTTGAGGAATGTATGTGAGATGCATTTGGGATGTCTGGATCTGAATCCATCAGATTGATCCTACGTTTGACAGGTCAGGAGCACTAACCATCGGATCGTGACTTACATTACTTGATGCATACGTGTAAGAGACTCGTCGtaacaagtgagtgaaattTACACCTGACTCATATAGTATATCGTGAAATATAAAATGCTATTCTCTGTAGAAAACTAACTACTAAATCTGCTCAAGATCTTAGGTGGTCATTTCCGCTACCCTACTGTAAGCTGAGTATTCAATCGGATTCGATcgtctctctcttccaattaAACTGGTTATAGTTTCCATAAATCACATCCATCGCATCTTGTCTGtaatcatctttgattaCCTCTACCTCACCAAATGTTAATTTCAACATGTTCCTGCTTTCCTCGGCTATGTCGTATCTTGGCCATTCCACGAgacattcttcctcattgGATGAAATCGGATTTGGATTAGTGTGGTAGATGAAATTTATCCTACTCTCATAAATTCATAAATCGATGTTATGTCAACGGAAGTTCGACTTGGCTATATGATTCTTCAATCAACGAGAGGCTCACCAATaatctatcatcatatcactcaGCTCGTGATCTTGCTCTGTATAGTTGAATTGCCAATAATGTGCATCGCCTACACCTGGTCTGGCAGTACCGAAGAAGTACGGTACGTCCGTGGCGTGAGATACtaaaggagatgatcagatatcatcatggATGAATATAGAGTTCACTCACCACCCAAGTAAGCAGATCTATCGGGACTGATTTGTTCGAATTGGTATGTCCAGGTATCCTTCAAGCCATGTCTGTTTGCAGCCTGTAAGAAATGCCTTCGAGGAGCTTGGAAGGCTACGTCTCCAAATATAGCGGCAGCTTGTTTGTACCTATTCAGCCGTCAAAGATCGTCAAAATAACTTGGGATAACATAACGCAGTGCTCTGTAGGATGGCACTCACGTAGGATCCAACCCAAACGTCTCATCACCAGTGTCGAAAGGTCTGGAAGGTCGATCACGTCAGCACTTGGGTGATGAACAGTAACTTACAGAAACATCACTTACGACCCTAAAGAAGGATCATCCGGATAGGCGTCTTGAAGCTCGTCTAGCAATATTAGAGAAGGATCGATAGGCTCGATCGCTTTGAGCACGCCGAATAGCGAAGATGCGTTGACAGTCGGCGCAGTGAAGACTGTGCCTCTGGGAGATGTCACTCAGGAACTTAGTTATCAATCCAGCATATAGTACTCGTACACCTTGACTCACTCATCTTTGACATTACCAGCGATAAATGGGATTTTAGCGAATTTACCTTCTTCGAGTAACTCGTAGGGTGATTTTGGGATTAGATCGCCGTCAATACTTGGTCCTGACAGACGTATGTACTTTAGTCATCATGTATCGCTTGTTCTTGTCCAAGAGTGTATGAGCCTACCAAAGATGAAACTATTTCGTAAGATCCAAACAAAGTAAGCTGTGATTCAATGTTTTCTGGGAAATGACGCACCTCGTGCTCCACCTCGGATCAGCTTTCAACGCAAATTGAGCTTCCAACAGAATATCAGCAGGTAACGATCGGAGGCATTCGAAAGGGTTTGTATCTTGTTGAGAAGTAGTACAATTGGTGATTTCCAATAATATTTGGTAAGCATCTTCCCAAGTTGTACCTGTTGGTCCCATCGGAAGTGAATTCTGTGAGCCTGAGGACATGATCTGGTGAGCTGTCAGTACCTCTTCGCCCCAAGTTGGAAATGAAAGGTTCTTACGGCTGATCTAAACAAATCAAACTCTGGATTGAGGTATAAGAGTGATATTGCTACTGAACCAGATGATCCACCCAGAACAGTAACCTGATTACGAAAACCTCTGTCAGCAGATCAGGTAGTAGTTGAAACTACAGATGAGATAAGTTAATCTTGTTAGGATCACCTCCGAAAGAATGTATATGCTCTTTTACCCATTGTAGAGCAGCGATATTATCTCTCATGGCCAAATTGGCAGCTCCATTCTCAGCGAACCCGGATCCGTAACTTTACGCATAAGAATACAATGGTAATCAGCAAATGGACAGACCAAAATCGGAGTGCAGTATGTATGGATATAGACTGACCCAAAGCCGAATATACCTAATCGAAAATTCACCACTACGAGGATTATAGGTTTGTCCTGTTACCAGACCGCAATCAGCAATCAGCTCTATGCTTGGTTTGAAGGATGGTAATCAGCCGACTT
The nucleotide sequence above comes from Kwoniella europaea PYCC6329 chromosome 1, complete sequence. Encoded proteins:
- a CDS encoding isocitrate dehydrogenase, NAD-dependent → MISAPLRTSVGSALRSAAASSKRAPVSRSMATLVDEKRLPAKFGGKYTVTLVPGDGIGKEVADSVKEIFEALKVPVQWEQYDVSGETTGGDDLFQQAMESLKRNKVGLKGILYTPIDQTGHNSWNVAMRQQLDIYASVVVCKSLPGFPTRHDNVDFAIIRENTEGEYSGLEHQSYPGVVESLKVSTRAKAERIARFAFDFAVKNNRKKVTCVHKANIMKLGDGLFLNTCRRVAEQEYGHTGIKFEAMIVDNTAMQLVSKPQQFDVMVMPNLYGTICANIGSALVGGPGITPGCNFGREYALFEPGCRHVGKDIMGTNKANPTALILSSTMMLRHLGLESQANLIAGATYDLVKEGKIRTADLGGSATTTDFTKGLIQRLL